From the genome of Lineus longissimus chromosome 8, tnLinLong1.2, whole genome shotgun sequence, one region includes:
- the LOC135492047 gene encoding formin-binding protein 4-like, protein MYSRNRNKGFGKRRTILQLDDDNPDSSTPTKNLGRTGSSNALSALGSYDNGEEEDEAEQAETPPRPPEPETDPSPTPDVMNGMGQREVTPPALPAPSGKPGGDIDMQVANFLAEIESIDVPEDAAEAVEEAEEEDEEMFDMAEPKSLWQQCLDEGTQCYYYWHVDTNEVTWEIPEDYTQYLLLFKEYEEAMVAFESRRATRAEERKNRLEGKKRSVRSKPTAEKDTTRTVSPVPMATLPETVPLPPSIVEPPPPDTVGPQLLAPVSGANRPESSQMEGPQLPEAEPKTIGPQLFYSDYPDSPPQSPTEQKTLYGNLAKLSADSNDEVTDSLAPKFHFSRSGLGASASSRSNSPLVQGYDSDPGEKDFDWFRRDQRGAELVKKEEKKSFAMKFVKGKTLDEEKVELKTKGDDVTTKIDRNELLQRIRSGGSSWLKAKKKGLEVGPQLPASSDVEVAADTAEGDEDEDDMLERELERRKAELEQLEAAEDDDVSQGEVAMTTEPTAKRESPDPDSAALPVDEKPPPTKKMKTEKSENSENPEEPSSREKHELKKEQEIQIDELSSTITSKLEFLDINRKGLSKLQILLIETQTRLVDWVEGGLSTHHLLKKLKDADTQIKEYELGAAPKGWSCHWDRDYKRYFYQSDETGASQWEYPIEMSEGFGDGVEASSSALEEEVDSSEGRQAQIFNGMEGDGSDITSTFVEEQDQPQVPDDFVDPPPPAEPSDLPPLPEEPDPPPLPPVSPPPPPSSPPPPLPPDDPAPPPETDQPPPPPPGFESNFVPPPPPPILPTGYSPPPLPPGTEHPTYHLAHSPIQEIDMEIDDNEVDSTVPDLQPPPMPPYTKHPISISSVSSSYSVTPMPFSYQSTAYSASTTVPDYRVAPPPPPPPSGMESEDSQDALYPTSSISRLPTIDKPAHLIAQPVLFKTSQTEASTTRRVSLPFTFAPDTTSGAAVSSTESAVPSTSQQGHSASQLAMNLAASVSESGKKKKKIKIKSGGALSLKKKNVSSMVQKWQKAQREVEDEIAQAAARAIKEGENSS, encoded by the exons ATGTACTCGAGAAACCGCAACAAAGGGTTTGGCAAGCGACGCACCATCCTTCAGCTTGACGATGACAATCCTGACTCGTCGACACCAACAAAAAATTTGGGAAGAACTG GGAGTAGTAATGCCCTGTCTGCCCTTGGCAGTTATGATAACGGTGAGGAGGAAGATGAGGCGGAGCAAGCAGAAACTCCCCCTCGACCCCCGGAGCCAGAGACTGACCCATCTCCAACACCTG ATGTGATGAATGGGATGGGCCAGCGTGAAGTCACCCCTCCCGCGTTACCCGCCCCTTCGGGCAAGCCCGGTGGCGACATCGACATGCAGGTGGCGAACTTCCTCGCTGAAATTGAATCCATTGACGTGCCGGAAGATGCCGCCGAAGCGGTCgaagaagctgaagaagaagatgaagagatGTTTGATATGGCAG AACCTAAAAGTCTTTGGCAGCAATGTCTAGATGAAGGCACGCAGTGTTATTATTACTGGCACGTGGACACGAACGAGGTCACATGGGAGATCCCAGAGGACTACACTCAATACTTGCTCCTGTTCAAGGAATATGAAGAGGCCATGGTGGCATTTGAGTCGCGGAGGGCGACTAGAGCAGAGGAGAGGAAGAATCGTCTGGAGGGAAAGAAAAGATCTGTGAG ATCAAAACCTACAGCGGAGAAAGACACAACTCGTACAGTTTCACCTGTTCCTATGGCTACTCTACCTGAAACCGTACCGCTGCCTCCATCGATAGTTGAACCACCACCCCCGGACACAGTAGGACCGCAGTTACTCGCACCGGTGTCGGGGGCAAATAGGCCGGAGTCTAGCCAAATGGAAGGACCCCAACTTCCTGAGGCAGAACCAAAAACAATAGGGCCACAATTGTTTTATAGCGACTACCCTGACTCACCTCCGCAATCGCCAACAGAACAGAAAACTTTGTACGGAAATCTTGCGAAATTATCCGCCGATTCTAACGATGAGGTCACTGACTCATTGGCACCTAAATTTCATTTCTCGCGCTCTGGACTCGGGGCGTCTGCGTCATCGCGTAGTAATAGCCCCCTGGTGCAAGGATACGACAGCGATCCTGGCGAGAAAGATTTTGATTGGTTCCGTCGCGACCAGCGTGGTGCGGAGCTGGTGAAAAAGGAAGAGAAGAAGTCGTTCGCGATGAAATTTGTCAAGGGGAAGACTTTAGATGAGGAAAAAGTCGAATTGAAGACAAAAGGTGACGACGTTACGACTAAAATTGATCGTAATGAGTTGCTGCAGCGGATTAGGTCGGGCGGTTCGAGTTGGCTCAAGGCCAAGAAGAAGGGTTTGGAGGTTGGCCCGCAGCTGCCTGCGTCCAGTGATGTGGAGGTTGCCGCCGATACTGCTGAAGGGgacgaggatgaggatgacatGTTGGAGAGAGAGCTGGAGAGACGGAAG GCCGAATTAGAACAGCTCGAAGCAGCCGAGGATGATGACGTATCGCAAGGAGAGGTTGCCATGACGACAGAACCGACTGCTAAGAGGGAATCACCGGATCCTGATTCGGCTGCACTGCCTGTGGACGAAAAACCACCGCCAACGAAAAAGATGAAAACTG aaaaaagtgaaaattctgaaaatccTGAAGAACCCTCATCACGAGAAAAGCATGAACTCAAGAAAGAGCAAGAG ATACAAATTGATGAGCTGTCGTCTACCATCACGAGCAAGCTGGAGTTCCTTGACATAAACAGGAAAGGATTATCGAAACTTCAAATTCTCCTCATTGAGACACAG ACTCGCTTGGTCGACTGGGTAGAGGGCGGCCTGTCCACGCATCACCTGTTGAAGAAGCTGAAAGACGCGGACACCCAAATCAAAGAGTACGAACTCGGCGCCGCCCCGAAGGGATGGTCGTGTCATTGGGACAG GGATTATAAACGCTACTTCTACCAGAGTGACGAGACTGGCGCATCCCAGTGGGAATACCCGATCGAGATGAGTGAGGGATTCGGAGACGGCGTAGAGGCAAGCTCAAGCGCATTGGAAGAAGAGGTCGACTCAAGTGAAGGAAGACAAGCGCAG ATTTTCAATGGAATGGAAGGCGATGGTTCGGATATAACGAGCACGTTCGTCGAGGAACAAGATCAACCGCAGGTTCCCGATGACTTCGTTGATCCCCCACCTCCTGCAGAGCCATCAGATCTACCGCCCTTGCCGGAGGAGCCAGACCCGCCTCCATTGCCTCCGGTCTCCCCACCGCCCCCTCCCAGCTCCCCTCCTCCCCCACTCCCTCCAGACGACCCCGCACCACCCCCAGAAACTGACCAACCACCACCGCCTCCACCCGGGTTTGAGTCAAATTTCGTCCCCCCACCTCCCCCGCCAATATTACCAACTGGCTACAGTCCGCCGCCCTTACCCCCAGGGACTGAGCACCCAACGTATCATCTAGCTCATAGCCCCATTCAGGAGATCGACATGGAAATTGACGACAATGAAGTAGACTCGACGGTCCCGGACCTCCAGCCTCCACCCATGCCCCCGTACACCAAACATCCCATCTCAATCTCGTCAGTATCGAGTTCTTATAGTGTCACACCAATGCCCTTCTCATATCAATCCACTGCCTACAGTGCCTCAACGACGGTACCTGACTACCGAGTCGCCCCACCTCCCCCACCCCCGCCCAGCGGTATGGAGTCCGAGGACTCACAAGACGCCCTGTACCCGACTAGTTCGATCTCCCGACTACCAACCATTGACAAACCTGCCCACCTAATCGCACAACCAGTCCTGTTCAAAACATCTCAAACGGAAGCAAGTACGACAAGACGTGTCAGTCTGCCGTTTACGTTTGCGCCGGATACGACGTCGGGCGCCGCCGTGTCGTCTACAGAGTCGGCGGTGCCGAGTACGAGTCAGCAAGGTCATAGTGCGAGCCAGCTGGCGATGAACTTGGCAGCATCTGTGTCGGAGAGtgggaaaaagaagaaaaag